One genomic window of Nitrososphaera sp. includes the following:
- a CDS encoding glycosyltransferase family A protein, protein MATTTIPPDSSGRVPDSDSTGAGGGLVKKGESTLPHRPDAKGQQHELIDVVMRTLNSEEFLKECIESILREIPVRRIIVVDSGSKDRTLEIASSFDKVETYVKPELNLGQATKFGFEKAMTRWVAVIDSDVILRRGWFEEIKSNMQDSDAVEGCRIDHYRIDVPVECGRLRYGVFGQTLVKREPVLGIDLNLPHGEDAAIKYTFEKNGLVWKKVANYSADHYPKIQSTTYRRTGAVFRPYAIYVPKKQQIEEGHIYRQYNMITKKQAIARLVIPPFRDGIRAFRARFWFCMAYFRLV, encoded by the coding sequence ATGGCAACGACTACAATACCGCCCGACTCTTCTGGCAGGGTTCCAGATTCAGATTCAACGGGCGCTGGCGGCGGGCTGGTGAAAAAGGGCGAAAGCACCTTACCGCATAGACCTGACGCAAAAGGACAGCAACACGAGCTTATAGACGTGGTCATGAGGACGCTAAATTCCGAGGAGTTTCTAAAGGAATGCATTGAATCGATTCTCCGGGAAATACCTGTGCGCCGGATAATTGTAGTGGATTCCGGATCCAAGGACAGAACGCTAGAGATCGCGTCCTCTTTTGACAAGGTAGAGACTTACGTCAAGCCGGAACTAAACCTCGGGCAGGCCACAAAATTTGGCTTTGAAAAGGCGATGACCAGATGGGTCGCCGTGATTGATTCAGACGTCATACTGCGCAGGGGATGGTTTGAGGAGATAAAGTCAAACATGCAGGATTCAGACGCGGTCGAAGGCTGCAGGATAGACCATTACCGGATCGATGTGCCGGTCGAGTGCGGCAGGCTGCGATACGGTGTTTTTGGCCAGACGCTTGTTAAGAGGGAGCCGGTCCTGGGCATCGACCTGAATCTGCCGCACGGAGAGGACGCGGCTATCAAGTACACATTTGAAAAGAACGGGCTGGTGTGGAAAAAGGTGGCAAACTATTCGGCCGACCACTACCCCAAGATCCAGAGCACGACGTACCGAAGAACCGGCGCGGTGTTCAGACCATACGCGATATACGTTCCAAAAAAGCAGCAGATCGAGGAAGGCCACATCTACAGGCAGTATAACATGATAACCAAGAAGCAGGCTATTGCAAGGCTCGTCATTCCGCCGTTTCGGGATGGAATCAGGGCGTTTCGTGCCAGGTTCTGGTTCTGCATGGCATATTTTCGACTCGTGTAA
- a CDS encoding TRC40/GET3/ArsA family transport-energizing ATPase: MRLIIYTGKGGTGKTVTSCATALRIASKGRNTMVMSADPAHTLSDAFMMTEIANEPRQVAPNLTALQIDPVSEMSRQYNTILSYMAAIFSAKGIDETLAYEIAMLPGMTQLFSLLKIEEVNRDKSFDTIVLDMPASGEALRYLYFPKLVGSIGRKLTGLAGLFSGFAKVFQPVSKIPAPSKSVIQSEMELLDRLDLLSDIIRDNDVTSVRLVTNPDTFSIENAKRALMSASLYGINVDMAIINKVMAESTDEYYEKWATFQRGKVDEAKANFYPLPIREAQLYGTELRGVEMLVKHAEVVFGNDAPDQIFFRGKPYTFATEGSSLHMSVQVPFSEKDDFDIERFGDRLTISVKTATGKIVNIVPLPVATAAMKLSRAKLHEHNLDVLFEKIT; this comes from the coding sequence TTGAGGCTCATTATCTACACTGGCAAGGGAGGCACCGGCAAAACTGTAACGTCATGCGCGACGGCCCTGCGTATTGCCAGCAAAGGCCGCAATACAATGGTAATGTCTGCGGATCCTGCTCATACTCTCAGTGACGCGTTCATGATGACTGAAATCGCAAATGAGCCGAGGCAGGTCGCCCCGAACCTCACTGCGCTTCAGATAGACCCAGTCTCGGAAATGAGCCGCCAGTACAACACCATCCTGTCCTACATGGCGGCCATCTTTTCTGCAAAGGGAATCGACGAGACGCTTGCTTATGAAATAGCCATGCTCCCCGGCATGACGCAGCTGTTCTCGCTTTTGAAAATCGAGGAGGTTAACAGAGACAAGTCTTTTGACACCATAGTGCTCGACATGCCGGCTTCTGGCGAGGCGCTACGCTATCTCTATTTCCCAAAGCTCGTCGGTAGCATCGGCCGCAAGCTTACCGGACTTGCCGGCCTTTTCTCCGGCTTTGCAAAGGTATTCCAGCCAGTTTCCAAAATCCCAGCCCCGTCAAAAAGCGTCATCCAGAGCGAAATGGAACTTCTCGACAGGCTTGACCTCCTTTCGGACATAATCAGGGACAACGACGTTACCAGCGTCAGGTTGGTGACAAATCCTGATACGTTTAGCATAGAGAACGCCAAGAGGGCCCTGATGTCCGCCAGCCTTTACGGGATAAACGTGGACATGGCAATCATCAACAAGGTCATGGCAGAATCCACGGACGAATATTACGAAAAGTGGGCCACTTTTCAGAGAGGCAAGGTGGACGAGGCCAAGGCAAACTTTTACCCGCTTCCGATAAGAGAAGCCCAGCTTTACGGCACTGAACTCCGTGGCGTCGAAATGTTAGTGAAGCATGCTGAGGTAGTCTTTGGAAACGACGCGCCCGACCAGATCTTTTTCCGGGGCAAGCCCTACACGTTTGCCACCGAGGGTTCTTCCCTTCACATGAGCGTACAAGTTCCGTTCAGCGAAAAGGACGATTTTGACATTGAGCGCTTTGGCGACCGCCTCACCATCTCAGTCAAGACTGCAACCGGAAAAATCGTAAATATCGTCCCGCTTCCGGTGGCTACTGCCGCCATGAAGCTCTCCCGGGCAAAACTTCACGAGCATAACCTTGACGTTCTTTTTGAAAAAATCACGTGA
- a CDS encoding PspA/IM30 family protein, which translates to MGLGNRISSVIKQKVNALLDKYEDPREALDYSYTQQLEMLNKLRRSIAEVVTAKKRLEMQKLKLVDNIRTLDEQARRAVDANREDLARLALERKNANLVQMQSLDKQITDMQAEQQKLENSEKQTALKVEEFRTKKEVIKAQYSAAEASVKIKESVTGISEQMNDVGMAMNRAEDKTEKMKARSQALDDMIDSGVLTDYTSNKDEIERELEKVSVQSSVDEELAKIKAEQAKKGKKKNSDASDSSTDTSAQTEQEAQVQ; encoded by the coding sequence TTGGGCCTTGGAAACAGAATCTCTTCTGTCATAAAGCAAAAGGTAAATGCCCTGCTTGATAAATACGAAGATCCGCGCGAGGCGCTTGACTATTCATACACTCAGCAGCTTGAAATGCTCAACAAGTTGCGAAGAAGCATTGCCGAGGTTGTCACTGCAAAAAAGAGGCTCGAGATGCAGAAACTCAAGCTTGTTGATAATATCCGGACCCTTGACGAGCAGGCAAGGCGGGCGGTGGATGCAAACCGCGAGGACCTGGCAAGGCTTGCGCTTGAAAGAAAGAATGCAAATCTGGTCCAAATGCAGAGCCTGGACAAGCAAATAACTGACATGCAGGCAGAGCAGCAAAAGCTGGAAAACTCCGAGAAGCAGACCGCCCTCAAAGTCGAGGAATTTAGGACGAAAAAAGAGGTCATAAAGGCTCAGTACTCTGCCGCAGAAGCCTCGGTCAAGATAAAGGAAAGCGTTACCGGCATATCCGAGCAGATGAACGATGTCGGGATGGCAATGAACCGAGCCGAGGATAAGACGGAGAAAATGAAGGCAAGGTCTCAGGCACTTGACGATATGATTGATTCTGGAGTCCTTACAGATTATACTTCAAACAAGGACGAGATAGAACGAGAGCTTGAAAAGGTGTCAGTTCAGAGTTCGGTCGACGAAGAGCTGGCAAAGATAAAAGCTGAACAGGCCAAGAAGGGCAAAAAGAAAAATAGCGACGCTAGCGACAGTTCGACTGATACTTCCGCCCAGACGGAGCAGGAAGCGCAGGTGCAATAA
- a CDS encoding ferredoxin family protein encodes MPIDPDFPRNHKVIGKIALADGEHFHYRWGPGRSDGEAFSNEEVKSAYEHRGEKQVPLGVSGTMVAVDWDSCVADGACIEACPVQVFQWFRTEHDVPAADATNQTWEGTGKNVKEERADYTDKADPIREHDCIWCMACVSVCPPQAIKVDQSNLEFHEKASGTFNESLSKSSQAPPHAH; translated from the coding sequence ATGCCAATCGATCCAGACTTCCCAAGGAATCATAAAGTAATCGGCAAGATAGCCCTTGCAGACGGCGAACACTTTCACTATAGATGGGGTCCAGGCCGATCTGACGGCGAAGCGTTTTCAAATGAAGAGGTAAAATCTGCTTACGAGCACAGGGGCGAAAAACAGGTCCCGCTCGGTGTGAGCGGTACAATGGTAGCCGTCGACTGGGATTCCTGCGTTGCAGACGGAGCTTGCATTGAAGCATGCCCGGTTCAAGTATTCCAGTGGTTTAGAACCGAGCATGACGTTCCTGCGGCAGATGCCACTAACCAGACTTGGGAGGGTACAGGCAAGAATGTCAAGGAAGAGAGGGCTGACTACACTGACAAGGCTGACCCCATAAGGGAGCACGATTGCATCTGGTGCATGGCCTGTGTATCGGTATGCCCACCTCAGGCGATTAAGGTCGACCAGTCAAACCTAGAGTTCCACGAAAAAGCTTCTGGCACGTTTAACGAATCGCTCTCAAAGAGCAGCCAGGCACCGCCACACGCCCACTAG
- a CDS encoding CBS domain-containing protein, with protein MQVSEAMSRNVVSLSEDDTVARAFNLMNDKSINQIPVLDAKSEYVGMIFAKSLLSSSAQPSSKLKGYVTNTATLSPGEDVEKAAQMIISSGNRALPVVENRKLVGIVSETDLTLTSDFGHATVDQIMSGAIVIDEKTTLSDAVSKLRRYNISRLPVINSKGILVGTVGILDIGAIMMTTPRERTSKSAAISGGTASISSVKARDIMRRAASAERGTQLNSLVEHFRKNEEVIIVGEGGRPMGIVTPKDALEYVLPKKGGPTIHIAHLPDEADRAEINDQMTKFIKKIQGRLGDITSVIVYADKHKTRKYSLRTRVITSRGVIDAKAVGYDPISASKELVTRLDRRIKQQHGQKVDDRKHRETARRAVGSPGEASQDVAAGSEEE; from the coding sequence TTGCAAGTTTCGGAGGCAATGTCGCGAAATGTTGTTTCGCTGTCCGAGGACGACACCGTTGCAAGAGCATTCAATCTAATGAACGACAAGTCGATAAACCAGATTCCTGTCTTAGACGCAAAGAGCGAATATGTCGGCATGATATTTGCCAAGAGCCTTCTTTCATCGTCTGCGCAGCCTTCGTCAAAACTCAAGGGTTACGTGACAAACACGGCGACGCTGAGCCCAGGCGAGGACGTGGAAAAGGCTGCCCAGATGATCATAAGCTCCGGCAACAGGGCGCTTCCGGTGGTTGAGAACCGCAAGCTGGTCGGCATCGTCAGCGAAACGGACCTCACGCTGACTTCGGATTTTGGCCACGCAACGGTTGACCAGATAATGTCGGGGGCCATTGTAATAGACGAAAAGACCACGCTTTCAGACGCGGTTTCCAAGCTGAGGAGGTACAACATTTCCCGGCTTCCTGTGATAAATTCAAAAGGTATACTGGTAGGAACCGTCGGCATCTTGGATATCGGTGCCATCATGATGACAACTCCCCGCGAGCGCACCAGCAAATCCGCGGCAATCTCCGGTGGAACCGCGTCGATTAGCAGTGTCAAGGCAAGGGACATCATGAGAAGAGCCGCGTCAGCCGAACGCGGAACCCAGCTGAACAGCCTGGTGGAGCACTTTAGGAAAAACGAGGAGGTCATAATAGTCGGCGAAGGCGGCAGACCTATGGGCATCGTGACTCCCAAGGATGCTCTGGAATACGTGCTTCCGAAAAAAGGCGGGCCGACGATACACATAGCGCACCTTCCAGACGAGGCCGACCGCGCCGAGATTAACGACCAGATGACCAAGTTTATCAAAAAGATTCAGGGCAGGCTTGGAGACATAACCTCGGTCATTGTTTATGCCGACAAGCACAAGACGCGGAAGTACTCTCTTCGCACCCGCGTAATCACATCGCGCGGTGTCATTGATGCAAAGGCCGTCGGCTATGATCCCATAAGCGCCTCAAAGGAGCTAGTGACGAGGCTCGACCGTCGCATCAAACAGCAGCACGGTCAGAAGGTTGACGATAGAAAGCACCGCGAGACCGCGCGTCGGGCTGTGGGAAGTCCAGGCGAGGCGTCTCAGGACGTAGCGGCCGGCTCTGAGGAAGAATAG
- a CDS encoding PQQ-dependent sugar dehydrogenase translates to MKKERRMVLLVTAVVIAAAVATVVWQPTETSVPLPAPSSRSTNGTGSGVQIVAQNLEVPWAIDFAADGTAYFTERPGRIRMIEPNGTLVKEPVAYINAEANGEAGLLGLALDPNFTSNHMMYVYHTYSNGTAVFNKVLALKEQDNKIISSKVLIDKIPAADRNDGGILKFGPDGKLYISTGDARQPELAQNAKSLAGKILRINSDGSIPPDNPFEGSPVYSYGHRNIEGMAWDPVTKAMYASEHGDVDNDEINVIKPGKNYGWPIEQCDATRFEKPILCFNPAIAPAGMVIPSSNALGYKGSIILATLRGEHLRQIDLASGVQSNILTGFGRLRDVAEAPDGSLYVLTSDRDGRAIPSPGDDKIIRLTRP, encoded by the coding sequence ATGAAAAAGGAACGGAGGATGGTTCTTCTAGTTACAGCGGTTGTAATTGCCGCGGCGGTTGCGACAGTCGTCTGGCAGCCTACAGAAACATCCGTTCCACTCCCGGCCCCCAGCAGCCGAAGCACCAACGGGACCGGGTCTGGCGTGCAGATTGTCGCGCAAAACCTTGAAGTCCCATGGGCAATCGACTTTGCAGCGGATGGGACAGCCTACTTTACCGAGCGCCCTGGCAGAATCAGGATGATAGAGCCAAATGGCACTCTTGTCAAAGAGCCTGTCGCTTACATAAACGCCGAGGCAAACGGCGAGGCCGGTCTGCTCGGACTTGCACTGGATCCTAATTTCACCTCAAACCACATGATGTACGTTTACCACACCTATTCTAACGGCACCGCCGTTTTCAACAAGGTTCTTGCCCTAAAAGAGCAGGACAACAAGATTATCTCGTCAAAGGTCCTCATAGACAAGATTCCTGCCGCGGACAGAAATGACGGCGGGATCTTAAAGTTCGGTCCTGACGGCAAGCTTTACATTTCCACCGGCGACGCACGGCAACCAGAGCTTGCACAAAACGCCAAGTCGCTTGCAGGCAAGATTCTCAGGATTAACTCTGACGGGAGCATACCTCCAGACAACCCGTTTGAGGGTTCGCCGGTATATTCGTACGGCCACAGGAACATCGAAGGAATGGCATGGGATCCAGTCACCAAGGCCATGTATGCAAGCGAGCACGGAGATGTTGACAACGACGAGATAAACGTAATCAAACCCGGCAAGAACTATGGCTGGCCAATTGAGCAGTGCGACGCAACGCGTTTTGAAAAACCGATACTCTGCTTCAACCCTGCCATCGCCCCTGCGGGCATGGTCATACCCTCGTCAAACGCCCTTGGCTACAAAGGCAGCATCATACTTGCGACACTCAGAGGAGAGCACCTGCGGCAGATCGACCTGGCAAGCGGCGTCCAGAGCAACATCCTTACCGGCTTTGGCAGGCTGCGCGACGTCGCCGAAGCGCCGGACGGTTCTCTCTATGTGCTGACAAGCGACCGCGACGGCAGGGCAATTCCCAGCCCCGGTGATGACAAGATTATAAGGTTGACCCGGCCGTAG
- a CDS encoding hydroxymethylglutaryl-CoA reductase, degradative, protein MSEKKKFYEMNLGERLKFLQEQAGLTDEEKAAFGHLLPFEIADRMIENAVGAISIPVGIAMNFLINGQERLIPMAIEEPSVIAAASKAAKIARAKGGFTASATESHMIGQIQVVSLGDIERARQDLESNRQQILDASNSKTRSIKAHDLLIRQVQDESPNDMGNMLVVEITADARDAMGANAVNTMCESAAEAIAEISGGHVVLRILSNYSTKRMVKCSAIFDKDELGGPDVVERILYAYALAYSDIYRAVTHNKGIMNGIDAVALATGQDFRAIEAAAHAFACKDGSYRSLTHWSKTGDGDLQGELELPLAVGITGGVTAVSATARAAIKVTGAKSSKDLAVCMACAGLAQNLAAIRALASEGIQKGHMRLHARNIAMAAGAKGKEVEAVADRISDAGNITLDAAKKALESLRSA, encoded by the coding sequence TTGAGTGAAAAAAAGAAATTTTATGAAATGAACCTGGGCGAGAGGCTCAAGTTTCTGCAGGAGCAGGCGGGCCTGACTGACGAAGAAAAGGCGGCATTTGGGCATCTCTTGCCATTTGAAATTGCAGACAGAATGATAGAAAACGCCGTAGGGGCAATTTCAATACCCGTGGGAATCGCGATGAATTTTCTCATCAACGGCCAGGAGCGCCTTATCCCTATGGCGATAGAGGAACCGTCCGTAATCGCGGCTGCTAGCAAGGCAGCTAAAATCGCCCGGGCCAAGGGCGGGTTTACCGCCAGCGCGACCGAGTCGCACATGATAGGGCAGATACAGGTGGTCTCGCTTGGTGACATCGAACGGGCAAGGCAAGACCTTGAAAGCAACAGGCAGCAGATACTCGATGCCTCAAACTCCAAGACCCGCTCCATTAAGGCTCATGATCTGCTGATAAGGCAGGTTCAAGACGAGAGCCCAAATGATATGGGAAACATGCTGGTGGTGGAAATCACGGCAGACGCCCGGGACGCCATGGGCGCCAACGCCGTCAACACCATGTGCGAGTCGGCCGCTGAAGCCATCGCTGAAATATCGGGCGGGCATGTTGTTCTCAGAATTCTTTCAAACTATTCTACAAAGCGTATGGTAAAGTGCAGCGCCATTTTCGACAAGGACGAGCTGGGAGGCCCGGACGTGGTGGAGAGGATACTCTACGCATACGCCCTGGCATATTCTGACATCTACAGGGCAGTGACGCATAACAAGGGCATAATGAACGGGATAGATGCCGTTGCGCTGGCGACGGGCCAGGACTTTAGAGCCATCGAGGCTGCAGCACACGCATTTGCGTGCAAGGACGGAAGCTACCGCTCGCTCACCCACTGGTCAAAGACAGGCGACGGAGATTTGCAGGGCGAACTCGAGCTTCCTCTTGCGGTCGGCATAACGGGCGGCGTTACCGCGGTCAGCGCTACTGCAAGGGCTGCGATTAAAGTAACAGGTGCAAAGTCCTCAAAGGACCTAGCGGTTTGCATGGCCTGCGCAGGGCTTGCGCAAAACCTGGCTGCCATCCGCGCCCTTGCTTCCGAGGGCATCCAGAAGGGCCACATGAGACTACATGCGAGAAACATTGCGATGGCCGCTGGCGCAAAGGGCAAGGAGGTTGAGGCCGTAGCGGACAGGATTTCTGACGCGGGCAACATTACACTTGATGCTGCAAAGAAGGCATTGGAATCGCTTCGCTCGGCGTAG
- the hisG gene encoding ATP phosphoribosyltransferase, whose translation MPTLKFAVPKGSIEEVTFKLLEQAWQSVSGRGRTYRVKLGDPEIEVKILRPQEIPTYVQEGFYDVGITGRDWILEAKADVQILLDLEIGRVKQVIAVPNSFPYSNLSEMISDFAKDKRTLRVSSEYLTTTSSYFKSNPAYKKHFGNADPMIITPWLRVGSNSKVEVFLSFGATEAKPPEDVDAIFDITETGTTLFQNNLKIIETVAESTAVLVANKKSLKDPTKREKIADMIALLRGVVEGRKKLHVFVNVKKENLSKLLEALPALKRPTVSPLSEEGWFGVNTVIDKTEFIRIVPKLRKLAQGLVVLEPRQILPLEEINLDGFS comes from the coding sequence ATGCCGACGCTGAAATTCGCCGTTCCTAAAGGAAGCATTGAAGAGGTAACGTTCAAGCTGCTAGAACAGGCGTGGCAGAGCGTGAGCGGAAGGGGCCGTACTTATCGAGTAAAACTCGGCGACCCGGAAATCGAGGTCAAGATTCTTCGCCCTCAGGAGATCCCGACTTATGTGCAAGAGGGCTTTTATGACGTTGGTATTACGGGCAGGGACTGGATTTTGGAGGCAAAAGCTGACGTCCAGATATTGCTCGACCTTGAGATAGGCCGCGTCAAACAGGTCATCGCCGTGCCAAACAGCTTTCCCTACAGCAACCTGAGCGAGATGATTTCAGACTTTGCCAAGGACAAGAGAACACTCCGCGTTTCCTCAGAGTACCTGACTACGACGTCGTCATATTTCAAGTCAAACCCTGCCTACAAGAAGCACTTTGGAAATGCCGACCCGATGATAATCACCCCATGGCTGCGCGTCGGCAGCAACAGCAAGGTCGAGGTTTTCCTGTCATTTGGCGCAACAGAAGCCAAGCCGCCAGAAGACGTTGACGCGATATTTGACATCACCGAGACCGGGACGACCCTTTTCCAGAACAACCTGAAGATAATAGAAACCGTCGCAGAGTCGACGGCCGTTCTTGTCGCAAACAAAAAATCCCTCAAGGACCCGACAAAACGCGAAAAAATAGCCGACATGATTGCCCTGCTCAGAGGCGTTGTCGAGGGCAGAAAAAAGCTCCACGTGTTTGTCAATGTAAAGAAGGAGAACCTCTCAAAGCTGCTGGAAGCCCTTCCTGCACTAAAGCGCCCGACTGTAAGCCCGCTTAGCGAGGAGGGATGGTTCGGCGTAAATACCGTAATCGACAAGACCGAGTTTATCAGAATAGTGCCAAAGCTTAGAAAGCTGGCGCAGGGACTTGTCGTCCTTGAGCCGAGGCAGATCCTGCCGCTTGAAGAGATAAACTTGGACGGATTTTCGTGA
- the hisD gene encoding histidinol dehydrogenase produces MAVDSVMQRAREIYDDVVARGDSAVREFTAKFDGPVLERLSVSPEEIRQSYDQVKPSQVKAIRLMKDRLSRVELALYKRLQGISVSHDGIRISRTVRPVQSVACYVPGGRARYPSTLVMCAVPAKIAGVKRVVAISPPMKSGSIDPLTMVAADICGVDEFYKVGGAQGIAAVAAGTESIRPVSKIVGPGGLFVTAAKLLASSRVSTDLVAGPTELLVYCDKTTDPRIASLDLISQAEHSPDTVCGIVTTSEGVARNVIDQLTSITSSGIERPDIVSKSISENGFAAVCKDVKAAAEFINEFAPEHLEILSSKPGPLASKVDSAGLILVGPDSASSASDYCLGSNHVLPTLGFARSRGSLSVLDFLKIINVATATRAGLLSVEGAIAELTSAEGLPNHYSAVRERLVQRGKARRKNPRRSAATEG; encoded by the coding sequence TTGGCAGTCGACTCTGTTATGCAGAGGGCGCGAGAAATCTATGACGATGTGGTCGCGCGAGGTGACTCTGCCGTCCGCGAATTCACCGCCAAGTTCGACGGACCTGTCCTTGAAAGGCTGTCCGTCTCGCCGGAGGAAATTCGACAAAGCTACGATCAGGTAAAGCCTTCGCAGGTAAAGGCGATAAGGCTCATGAAAGATCGCCTCTCGCGGGTCGAGCTGGCCCTTTACAAGAGGCTTCAAGGCATCAGCGTCAGCCATGATGGGATAAGGATAAGCCGCACAGTAAGACCGGTACAGAGCGTCGCATGCTATGTCCCCGGCGGCAGGGCGAGATATCCAAGCACCCTTGTCATGTGCGCGGTACCGGCCAAGATTGCCGGCGTAAAAAGAGTGGTAGCCATTTCTCCGCCTATGAAAAGCGGCTCGATAGATCCCCTCACTATGGTTGCAGCCGACATTTGCGGCGTCGACGAGTTTTACAAGGTCGGCGGAGCACAAGGCATAGCCGCCGTCGCAGCCGGGACAGAGTCGATAAGACCTGTCAGTAAAATAGTCGGCCCCGGAGGACTGTTTGTCACTGCCGCCAAACTTTTAGCGTCTAGCCGCGTGTCGACGGACCTGGTGGCCGGACCAACGGAACTCCTGGTATACTGCGACAAGACCACTGACCCCCGTATTGCGTCGCTTGACCTAATCTCGCAGGCCGAGCACAGCCCGGACACCGTATGCGGAATCGTCACTACATCAGAAGGTGTTGCGAGAAATGTTATCGATCAGCTGACCTCAATCACGTCAAGCGGCATAGAGCGGCCAGACATTGTTAGCAAGAGCATTTCAGAAAACGGTTTTGCGGCCGTGTGCAAGGACGTGAAGGCCGCTGCTGAATTTATCAACGAGTTTGCCCCCGAACACTTGGAGATCCTTTCGTCAAAACCCGGTCCGCTAGCGTCGAAGGTCGATTCGGCAGGACTCATTCTTGTCGGGCCGGACTCGGCGTCTTCTGCAAGCGACTATTGCCTGGGCTCAAACCATGTGCTGCCTACGCTGGGCTTTGCCCGGTCGCGCGGATCCCTGTCGGTCCTTGACTTTTTGAAAATAATTAATGTCGCAACCGCTACAAGGGCAGGCCTGCTCTCCGTTGAGGGGGCGATTGCAGAGCTGACCAGCGCGGAGGGTCTTCCCAACCACTACTCGGCAGTAAGAGAGCGGCTGGTCCAGAGGGGAAAGGCCAGGCGGAAAAACCCGCGTCGAAGTGCAGCGACGGAGGGTTAG
- a CDS encoding histidinol-phosphate transaminase, which produces MPTKQSGPVLPDSFARVKGIEAYVRPAKVANAIKLDSNENMALERSIVAGALAEAARAADLREYPLEELDSLYAGLERYTGLDRKYICAGSGSDQIIELVLSSLGGRGSKATVFSPTFSYFVSRCRLHDIKIESVPLKKDDFALETKKFVSSAKNSDLVYICSPNNPTGNQIDRQDVLSVLDSVPVNTIVLLDEAYVEFADYSLSSEAVKRGNLFVLRTLSKAFGLAGARVGYMLTNSRAAEIFRSTIQSPYPISTISLLTATAVLAKADKVLDSVRLVKSERARMLERLSGASRVKLFASDSNFLFIAAGRNAGAIISDLTSENIVVKSLGDVAGYRGCLRITIATPDINDSVLRCILRA; this is translated from the coding sequence ATGCCAACTAAACAATCCGGCCCTGTCCTGCCAGACAGCTTTGCACGAGTCAAGGGAATCGAGGCGTACGTGCGGCCGGCAAAGGTGGCAAACGCGATTAAACTTGATTCCAATGAAAACATGGCTCTTGAAAGAAGCATCGTAGCCGGCGCGCTTGCCGAGGCAGCCCGGGCGGCAGATCTGAGGGAATACCCTCTTGAAGAGCTTGACAGCCTTTACGCCGGCCTTGAGCGCTATACCGGGCTTGACAGAAAGTACATCTGTGCTGGCAGCGGGTCAGACCAGATAATCGAACTCGTGCTGTCGTCGCTTGGCGGCCGCGGCAGCAAGGCGACCGTCTTTTCGCCCACGTTTTCTTACTTCGTCAGCAGGTGCAGGCTGCATGACATCAAGATAGAGAGCGTACCGCTGAAGAAGGACGATTTTGCCCTTGAGACCAAAAAATTCGTGTCAAGCGCCAAGAACTCTGACCTTGTTTACATCTGCTCGCCTAACAACCCTACAGGCAACCAAATCGACCGCCAGGACGTTCTCTCCGTTCTCGATTCCGTCCCAGTGAACACTATCGTGCTTTTGGACGAGGCATACGTGGAGTTTGCCGATTACTCGCTTTCCTCGGAGGCAGTGAAGCGCGGCAACCTCTTTGTCCTCAGAACGCTGTCAAAGGCCTTTGGCCTGGCAGGCGCAAGAGTCGGGTACATGCTGACAAACTCGCGCGCGGCCGAAATCTTTAGGTCGACTATCCAGTCTCCATACCCAATTAGCACCATATCGCTTTTGACGGCGACTGCAGTGCTTGCCAAGGCAGACAAGGTTCTTGATTCCGTCAGGTTGGTCAAGAGCGAAAGGGCAAGAATGCTTGAAAGGCTTTCCGGCGCCTCTAGAGTCAAATTGTTCGCATCGGACTCTAACTTTCTGTTCATTGCTGCCGGCAGGAACGCTGGCGCCATCATAAGCGATCTTACATCCGAAAACATCGTGGTCA